The following proteins are encoded in a genomic region of Candidatus Methylomirabilis sp.:
- a CDS encoding DMT family transporter, translating to MTAAALGLVLAAAFLHATWNLALKQSTRKLTVSWLGTLVGALLATPGLLLVPGELRISPGGWACVVATGLLHALYFLFLSEAYERGELSLVYPLARGSGPLLVALLAPFLLQEVLTPGGATGIGLVVLGVFGLAGGPEPTPPGRSRLLSQWHAPHVAMALLTGLTIAGYSLVDKVGVSLVHPTLYQILMMALAFLALAPYVLTRQRPSLASLKAEWRTIAIVGVFSFVAYQLVLFALRLAKVAYVVATREVSIVFGAALGAAFLGERHGPRRLLAAAAVAAGTILIGLSR from the coding sequence GTGACGGCAGCGGCCCTCGGTCTGGTCCTGGCAGCGGCCTTCCTGCACGCTACCTGGAACCTCGCCCTGAAGCAGAGCACCCGGAAGCTCACCGTCTCCTGGCTCGGGACCCTGGTGGGCGCCCTGCTGGCGACCCCCGGGCTCCTCCTTGTGCCGGGCGAGCTCAGGATCAGTCCCGGAGGCTGGGCGTGCGTCGTGGCCACCGGCCTCCTGCATGCCCTCTACTTCCTGTTCCTCAGCGAGGCCTACGAGCGGGGGGAGCTGTCCCTGGTCTATCCCCTGGCGCGGGGATCGGGGCCCCTCCTGGTGGCGCTCCTGGCGCCGTTCCTCCTGCAGGAGGTCCTCACCCCGGGCGGGGCGACGGGGATCGGTCTTGTGGTCCTGGGCGTCTTCGGGCTGGCGGGGGGACCGGAGCCGACGCCCCCCGGGCGGAGCCGGCTGCTGAGCCAGTGGCATGCCCCGCACGTGGCCATGGCCCTCCTCACCGGCCTCACGATCGCGGGCTACTCCCTCGTGGACAAAGTGGGCGTGAGCCTGGTCCACCCCACCCTGTACCAGATCCTCATGATGGCGCTCGCCTTCCTCGCCCTCGCGCCTTATGTCCTGACGCGCCAGCGCCCGTCGCTCGCCTCCCTGAAGGCGGAATGGCGAACCATCGCCATCGTCGGGGTCTTTTCCTTCGTGGCCTACCAGCTCGTCCTCTTCGCCCTCCGGCTCGCCAAGGTGGCCTACGTAGTCGCGACGCGGGAGGTGAGCATCGTCTTCGGGGCCGCGCTCGGGGCCGCCTTCCTCGGCGAGCGGCACGGTCCCCGGCGCCTCCTGGCCGCGGCCGCCGTCGCCGCCGGAACCATCCTGATCGGATTGAGCCGCTAG